The Chryseobacterium glaciei DNA window CTAACCGATGAAAATTCATATACAGATCAGAAATATATGGATATTGACGGAGATGGAAAGGTAGAAGTCATTAATGTTCAAGGGTCTCAATATACTGTTTTTGAATTTGTAAAATACAGCTCTAATCAGTATCTGAAGAAAATACGGTTTTCAGGTAGCCTAATGGAAACTAAAGACTCAGAATTCCCTGTATTATTCGGTGATTTCAATGGAGATGGAAAATTAGATTTTACGATTCCTGTTACGGATAATGCTATAGGTAAGCCAGATAATTGGAGATTCTATATAGGAACGGGTAAAGGATTTAATAATTTTCTTAAAACTGAATTTTTTACATATAGAAAACCTAAAACAACACCTGGTAATGGTTATACTATATCAGCACAGCAATACTTTTTTTCCATTGCTGACATGAATAAAGATGGGAAATCAGATATAGTACAAATTTTCTCATATAATCAAGTTAATAATTTTAGTGCACAAGGGTATAGAGATTTCGGCTATGTAGTAAGTACTAAATTGGCAAATGGAGCGGGATCTGGTGGTACATTAAATTTTGCTGCAACACCATCATTTGTAAGTCCTACTTATCAGGTACAGAATATTGATGACTTAACATTATTTGCTCCCCTTACCAGTCCAATCAAAGCAAATAATAATTATTATAATGTCTTTTTATACTGGAAGCAATATTTGCATAGATTAAAAGCTCCTACACCGATTGCTGAATTGGCAAGAATAAAATCTATTAATCAAGGAAATGATAGAGTAATTACTGATATATCTTATGCAGAAGCTACTCCGGAAAGTAATAATATTTATAATAAGACGAAGAAAGAATTTTATCCTTATTTTTCTAGTGAGAGAGCCAATCAAACATTTCTAGTTTCTCAGTTAAGACAAGCTGGAAGAAAGCAAGATTTCAGATATAGAGGCTTTACAGGTAATTTACATGGTAAAGGAATGATAGGCTTTAATCAGGTCGCGCGTTCATCGTTTTATGCAGATGGCTTTGAAAATACTAAAATTTGGTCAGGATTAGAAATTGATATTGAAAATGAAGGTGTTCCTGTCAAGGAATGGTCAATCAGAACAAATAATGAAAATCAAATCTTCCCACCTGATATTTCTGAAAACAATACACAATTATTAAGTTTTAAGTCAACTTTATACCAAACGGATAAACTAATTAATGGTCAGGTAGTAACAAATGTTGCAAATGCAGATAAGCCAAAAGTTGTAATAGCACGTGTTCCCCAAACCATAACAGAGAAAGATTTTTTAACTGGAACAAATTCAGTTAGCGAAATCACCTATGGAAATTATTATCTTCCTTCACATAGTTTAACAAATATTAATAATGGTTATTCTATAACGACCTCAGAATTTGAATATGTTCATAATCCTTCTGCAGATGGAGCAGATTATTATATAGGTAGACCAACATCTAAGACAGACGTTTCAAAGGCCTACGGAGATGTTAAATTTGCTAAAGAAGAGTATTCTTATGAAAATAATCTCTTGAAAACTATTATAAAGTGGAATAGAGATAATTCAGAAAATACTATAGAAACTAATGGTTACGATGATTTTGGAAATGTTATTAAAAAAGAAATTAGGAACAGTTTAGATTCTCAAGTTCAGACCGTAAGTACAGAGTATGATTCTCAAGGATTCTTTGTATTAAAGCAAGTAGATAATCTTGGTTTAGAAACCGAATTTACTTATAATGGCTTTGGTCAAGTACTAACTCAAACAACACCGCTAGGTAATATTCAGACAAATACTTATGACGACTGGGGGAAACTTCTGAAATCTAAAAACAATTTAACCGGAACAACAACATATCAGTATGATAGAAATAGTAATTTTAATATAACAGTTACGCAATATGATTCTGATGGTGATGTAACGAAGAAATTTACTAATAAATTAGGGCAAAAATATAAAGTCTCTACGAAGGCTTTTGGACAGGGGCAGTTTGTTTCAAAGGATTTCCAGTATGATGCTCTAGGAAGAACTATAAAAGAAAGTGAACCTTATTTTGAGGGACAAAATGCTTCTCAATGGAATACCTCTACTTATGATGATTCTGTATTCCCTACAAAAGTGTCTGTTGTTGCGTTTAATGGAAAACAAGTAGAAACATCTGTTACAGGTTTAACAACAATTGTAAAGCAACCCAATAATTATAATAAAATAACATCAAAAACAGCTGATGCTTTAGGCAATATTGTTTCATCAACTGATCAAGGAGGAATGATACAGTTCTCTTATAATGCAGCGGGAGAGCAGATAGAAGCTAAGTATGCTGGAAATATTGTTAAAACCCAATATGATGCCTGGGGAAGAAAATCAGAATTTAATGATCCTTCGAATGGTGTTTATAAATACGAATATGATGGTTTTGGGCAGTCCAAAAAGATCTTCAGTCCAAAAGGAACTAAAGAATATAAATACAATGCTTTAGGTCAGCTTATTACGCAAAGCGAAGTGTCTACAGTTGACGGAGGGCAGGCTACCAATAAAACAATAAACTACACCTATGATGATAAAGGCAGGGTTGTTTCAAAGTCAGGAACATCCAAAGGAAAAGCCTACAGTTCAAACGTAGTTTACGATCCGCAGGGCAGAGTGTTATCTTCATCAGAAAGTAGTAATGGAAAATATTTTATAAAAAAAGGCATTACCTATGACGATAAAGGAAAAATAGTTTCATATGAAAAGCAATTGTATTCTTCCGGAACTCTTACAAATGTTCAAATAGAAAATGTGTATAGTTCGTGGGATGGACAATTGTATCAGGTTAAAGATAAGGTAACTGGAAAGGTACTGTGGGAATTACAAGGAACCAATGCCAGAGGACAGGTTGTAAATGCAAAGCTTGGTATGTCTATTATAAATAATGATTATAATAATGATACAGGATTGTTACGAGAGATCAAGCATACTACTTCTCCTTCACAAACTATTCTTAATATTAAGTATACATTTGATGCCGTTAAGAATGAATTGAAACTCAGAACGACTTTAGGAGATTTCAATCTCATTGAATCATTCGATTATGACGACAACAATCGTTTGGTAAGCTGGACAAATCCAAGGACAGGACAAGTCTCTTCCAATACCTATGATGTTAAAGGTAGAATTATAGAAAATGATCAGGTAGGAGCTATTAAGTTTGATAACTCTTCGAAGATTTATCAGGCAACAGGAATGACTTTGAATGCGGCAGGAACACAGAATTATAATAATGACTTAATTCAAAGCATTACATACAATGAAAACAATGATCCTGTATTTATTGATGGGGAAAAAGGAGATGTTGCCTTCCAATATGGCTTAACAAATATGAGACAGAGAGTTACCTATGGAGGTAATTTTGGAGCCGATAATGATGGGAAGTTTACCAAGTTTTACAATGAGGATGGAAGTTTTGAAATATCAAAAGATAATACTACAGGTAAGGAAAAACATATTATTTATATAGGTGGAACACCATATGAAAGTAATATTATATATTTGAAAAACTTTGATGAGAGCAGTGGTTCTTTTAAATTTTTGCATAAAGATTATTTAGGAAGTATTCTGGCGATAAGTGATGAAACAGGAAACAAGCTGGAACAAAGACATTTTGATGCCTGGGGTAACTTTACTCATCTTAAGATAGGAGGCGGAGCAATTATTACCGATAAAAATACTATTGATAATACTTCATTATTAGTAGATCGAGGATATACAAGTCACGAGCATTTTGCGGAGATTGGAATCATCCATATGAATGGTAGATTATATGATCCGTTGTTGAGAAGATTCTTAAATGCAGATGAGAATATTCAGGATATTTTTAATACACAGATTTATAATAAGTATGGGTATGTAACGAATAACCCTCTGATGTATACGGATCCTGATGGAGAATTCGCTTGGATAATTATTGGGGCGGTTGCAGGAGCTTGGATAACAGGCGCAAAAGCTAACGGAACCTGGAATCCTATGAAATGGAACTGGGGGAATACTTGGGGTAAGATTGTAATGGGAGCCGCAATAGGTGCGGTTACTGGAGGTATTGGTTCTGCTGTAGGAGTATCTGCCCTTGCTGCTATTCCCGCTTCATGGGGGATTTCTGGAGGAATTCTGGGAGGAGCTATTTCTGGTGCTGCTGGAGGTGCTGTAGCTGGAGCCCTTAATGGTTTTACTACTGCTGTAATGTTTGGGGAGAATGTATTAGAGGGTACTTTGATGGGAGCGGGATCTGGTTTTGTGGCAGGAGGTGTTTTGGGAGGTGTTTTGGGAGGAGCACAACAAGCAATAAACAATGCTAAAGGAATTGGTACACCAGGAACTATTTTAAAAGGTGCTCCTATTGCTGAAGGAAGAAGTGCTTGGACGCTAAATAATGTTTCAAAAACTACCACAACTGGAGCAACTCCGAAAGGAAGCTTAACTAATACTGTTATTGTAGGAGAAGCATCTGGAGATTTTGAAGTTGGGAAGAGTCTTGCCACTGAAGTTCCAGGGGAGGCAATTTATAAAGCAGATACCAATCTTGCTAAGGTGCCTCAAGAAGAAATACTAGTACGCCATCACACCTCGTATAAAAACCTAAAATTAATTAAGAAAAGTGGATTTCTTAACGCTTCTAGAGCTGAGCCATTTGGGGTGGATGTAGAAGTAGCTCCTTTTGTAAATCCAACTAAAGCTGATTTA harbors:
- a CDS encoding RHS repeat-associated core domain-containing protein — its product is MKFILSIILSLCSVLGFSQTILYQTENTSRTVQDPQTVILTEGFHAKSDVSNPFIAKIGPSTGNPGGGPVDSGAGAGNPSGTTAPPGQSFHDTAGNIEVNGGGQLQFTLAITLPPGVKNIAPNMNLTYTSNSGNGAMGYGWSISGVTAISRMGKTIERDGEQIGVKLDNSDYYTFNGQRLILKSGEYGKNGAEYVTEKYSNIKIKSFGAITAQPWQGPEYWIVTFEDGSQAWYGDPPATSYNASTTPLEYNISKWKDAQGNYILYDYMQGQGNSQNLATIDRIRWGGNENLNTSPVNIIIFNYVPNTLSESYYIAGVPFVQDRILDNVIVAKNNDIFKKYTIEYGSNSTNYQFVNKITESNSQGASANSIKFEYPQATPISIEYNYIQSADPFSGVKLTGDFNGDSYIDFVMDNGTIKLGAFNNDTFTTFTTNKVFASNAKVVNTLLDEEGEVYNGNGVVEYKDGKVLGYIYRNNTFVKVFERNMLLGSSDDMITLEVGDLDGDGISDLFIDDGDQGAFNTKVVVDLKYPSTGFYYILPLTDENSYTDQKYMDIDGDGKVEVINVQGSQYTVFEFVKYSSNQYLKKIRFSGSLMETKDSEFPVLFGDFNGDGKLDFTIPVTDNAIGKPDNWRFYIGTGKGFNNFLKTEFFTYRKPKTTPGNGYTISAQQYFFSIADMNKDGKSDIVQIFSYNQVNNFSAQGYRDFGYVVSTKLANGAGSGGTLNFAATPSFVSPTYQVQNIDDLTLFAPLTSPIKANNNYYNVFLYWKQYLHRLKAPTPIAELARIKSINQGNDRVITDISYAEATPESNNIYNKTKKEFYPYFSSERANQTFLVSQLRQAGRKQDFRYRGFTGNLHGKGMIGFNQVARSSFYADGFENTKIWSGLEIDIENEGVPVKEWSIRTNNENQIFPPDISENNTQLLSFKSTLYQTDKLINGQVVTNVANADKPKVVIARVPQTITEKDFLTGTNSVSEITYGNYYLPSHSLTNINNGYSITTSEFEYVHNPSADGADYYIGRPTSKTDVSKAYGDVKFAKEEYSYENNLLKTIIKWNRDNSENTIETNGYDDFGNVIKKEIRNSLDSQVQTVSTEYDSQGFFVLKQVDNLGLETEFTYNGFGQVLTQTTPLGNIQTNTYDDWGKLLKSKNNLTGTTTYQYDRNSNFNITVTQYDSDGDVTKKFTNKLGQKYKVSTKAFGQGQFVSKDFQYDALGRTIKESEPYFEGQNASQWNTSTYDDSVFPTKVSVVAFNGKQVETSVTGLTTIVKQPNNYNKITSKTADALGNIVSSTDQGGMIQFSYNAAGEQIEAKYAGNIVKTQYDAWGRKSEFNDPSNGVYKYEYDGFGQSKKIFSPKGTKEYKYNALGQLITQSEVSTVDGGQATNKTINYTYDDKGRVVSKSGTSKGKAYSSNVVYDPQGRVLSSSESSNGKYFIKKGITYDDKGKIVSYEKQLYSSGTLTNVQIENVYSSWDGQLYQVKDKVTGKVLWELQGTNARGQVVNAKLGMSIINNDYNNDTGLLREIKHTTSPSQTILNIKYTFDAVKNELKLRTTLGDFNLIESFDYDDNNRLVSWTNPRTGQVSSNTYDVKGRIIENDQVGAIKFDNSSKIYQATGMTLNAAGTQNYNNDLIQSITYNENNDPVFIDGEKGDVAFQYGLTNMRQRVTYGGNFGADNDGKFTKFYNEDGSFEISKDNTTGKEKHIIYIGGTPYESNIIYLKNFDESSGSFKFLHKDYLGSILAISDETGNKLEQRHFDAWGNFTHLKIGGGAIITDKNTIDNTSLLVDRGYTSHEHFAEIGIIHMNGRLYDPLLRRFLNADENIQDIFNTQIYNKYGYVTNNPLMYTDPDGEFAWIIIGAVAGAWITGAKANGTWNPMKWNWGNTWGKIVMGAAIGAVTGGIGSAVGVSALAAIPASWGISGGILGGAISGAAGGAVAGALNGFTTAVMFGENVLEGTLMGAGSGFVAGGVLGGVLGGAQQAINNAKGIGTPGTILKGAPIAEGRSAWTLNNVSKTTTTGATPKGSLTNTVIVGEASGDFEVGKSLATEVPGEAIYKADTNLAKVPQEEILVRHHTSYKNLKLIKKSGFLNASRAEPFGVDVEVAPFVNPTKADLSQWGRGSYIEFYAPKSQLGVPPGYLKGGNGNPGRIFTDGLKPFDLKGTDPKFVRWNWLGF